Sequence from the Candidatus Margulisiibacteriota bacterium genome:
ATAACGGGCTGAAATCCCATAAGGCGTTAAATCCTTGCAACTGCTAATAATGGTTTCAAATGAACTGTCATATTCCGCGCACAATCTGCATAATTCCGGCAAATTATGTATCTTCGGCGGCTCCACATCTTTCCAGACCAAAAATCCTTTTAAGGCTTTTTCCGCACACTGCTGGCAATGATAGCAGGCTATTTCTATTTGTTTAGGCCGTAAATCCTCAAATAAGCATTTTGCGGAAATTAAATCATTGTCGGCGAAGCGGAACCATTCTTTAACGAAATCAATTAGGCCCATACAGGAGGATCCCTTCGCGTACAATTTTCCGTTCCAGCGTCGGGAAAACACTTCTTTCTTTGAAACGGGTTTTATAATTGGCCAAAAAATCTACTGGCTTCCTGATTTCACCGCTAAAATCACGCTCTATTTTCTGCATTGCTTCCAGCGGCTTAAGTTTGGAGTCATCGGGCAGCACCACATAAAAATCGTAATCGCTATCGGCATGGGGAACACCATACGCATACGAGCCAAACAAATAAATTCTCTCGGCGGATACACTTTTCAGTATCGAGTCTTTGACAGCGAGTATCTCGTCATTTATCGCTATATCTTTTGTTTCTTCTTTATGCCGGCCTGTCATTTTAACGCCTCTGTTTAATTATACACGAAACCCGCTCAACAGTCCTTATAGGCCAGCCCCAGTTCCTCGCCCTGCGGTACGCCAGCTTTGTACACGCCATCAAAACAGCCCTGACAAAAACCAAAATCTTTAAGGCCGATCGCCTCACGCATAGCCGCGAGCGATAAATAACCGAGCGTGTCCGCGCCAAGTTTGCGGCAGATCTCCGGCACGGAATAATTGGCGGCGATAAGCTCAGATTTGAGCGGCGTGTCGATACCGTAATAACACGGACTGATGCTGGGCGGCGCGGAAACACGGAAATGTACTTCCCGCGCGCCGTTGTCACGCAGGAGCTTGACCAGCTTGGCCGAAGTCGTGCCGCGCACGATCGAATCGTCCAGCAAAACCACCCGCCGCCCGGCCAGCACTTCCGGCAGAGGATTGAGCTTGAGTCGCACACCCAGCTCACGCATACTCTGCGAGGGATTTATAAATGTGCGCCCGACATAACGGTTTTTGATCAAACCCTCTTCATAAGGAATGCCCGACGCTTTGGCAAAACCGACCGCCGCTGGCACGCCGGAGTCCGGCACCGGTATCACCACATCAGCCTCGACAGGATGTTCCCGGAAAAGCAGTTCGCCGAATTTTTCGCGCGCCTTGTAAACATTGCGCCCCGCGATGCAAGAATCCGGACGGGCAAAATAAATATATTCAAAAACACACGCAGCCGAAGGCTGCGCGCCGGCATATACAATAGAAGACGCCACGCTGGCGGTCAGCACAACGATCTCGCCCTTGCGGACTTCGCGCACGAGCGCCGCGCCGGTAATATCCAGCGCGCAGGATTCCGAAGCCAGCACATAACCGCCGTCATTGGCCAGCGCGCCAAAACACAAAGGACGAATGCCGTAAGGATCACGCATGCCGACAAGCTGATCTTTAGTCAACACCACCAGCGAGAACGCGCCCTGGAGTTTGGGGGCGATCGCGGCCAAAGCGGCGGCGGCGTCACCTTTGTAATTTTTGGCCAGCAGGCAGCCGATAATCTCCGAGTCAGAAGACATTTGCAGCTCAGCGCCGCCGCTCTCCAGCTCAGCGCGCAATTCCGCCGTGTTGACTAAATTGCCGTTGTGCGCCAGCAGAGCTGTTTCACCGCCGGGCAGCGGCACCACGATCGGCTGGGCATTTTTGATCTGTGACGCGCCGGTCGTCGAATAACGCACATGCCCGACCGCCTGCCGCCCCGGCAGGCTCTGAATAATATTTTCCGTGAAAACCTGCGGCACCAGCCCCATGCCTTTGTGATAATGCACCGCGCCTTTGTCGTCAAACGCGGCAATACCGGCCGACTCCTGACCGCGATGCTGCAAAGCATACAGGCCAAAATAGGCCAGCTTGCTGGCTTCACACTGCCTGCTAATAATGCCCAACACGCCGCACATAATTATTTCCCGCTCAAAAGTTTTGGTATCGCGTTGTAATATTTATCCGCCATTTTAGCCACGGGCAGATCGAACAGCTTTTCGCCGTCCACGGCCACGCTAAAATTTTCAGCCCGCACTTTACCGATCGACCGCGCCAGCACGCCGTGTTTGGCCGCCAATTTTTGAAAATCAGCCAGTTTGTCCGGAGTAATAGCAACAACAGCCCGCGCCTGCGTCTCCGCAAAAAGCAAAGCGTCCAGCCGCAGTTTGCCGGACAGGAGCTGTATTTCCGCGCCCCGGCCGGAAACACTGGACATTTCCGCCAGCGCGACCAGCAAGCCGCCCTCTGACAGATCATGCGCGCTATTTAGCACGCCCTGCTCAATGCCGTCGATCAAAAATTCCTGTAGTTGTTTTTCCTGGCGCAGATCAACACGCGGCGGCAGTCCGGCTTCCATATCGTGCCGCAGTTTCAGATATTCCGTGCCGCCGATGGCGTTGCGCGTCTGGCCGATCTGAAAGATCAGATCGCCGGTATTTTGCAGCCGCATGGTAACCCGCGGCGTATCCGGCGCGATAACACCCGCCAGACCGATCACTGGCGTCGGGTAAATCGGACCCAGCGAGGATTCGTTGTACATGCTGACATTGCCAGAAATGATCGGCGTGTCAAAAGCGCGGCAGGCATCGGCAATACCCTGACAAACGCGGCGCATGCTCCAAAAATTTTCCGGCTTTTCGGGATTGGCGAAATTTAAACAATCAGTGGCGCCGAGCGGCCGCGCGCCCACGCAGGCCAGATTGCGCGCGGCTTCAGCCACGGCCGCGGCTCCGCCGGTGTAAGGGTCAAGATAAGCGTAACGCGCGTTACAGTCCGTGGTCAGGGCGATCTTTTTGTCCGAACCTTTTAGGCGGAGCACGGCGGCGTCCGCCGCCCCCGGCGCCACGACCGTATTGGTCTGCACCATGTGATCGTACTGCTCGTAAACGCAGCGTTTGCTGGCAATATTCGGCTCGGCCAGTAAAGCCAGCAGTGTTTCCGCCGCCTGGTCTCCGGGCAGATCCGGTAAAGTTTCGATCTTGACTTCCTGCACTTCTTTTAAATAGTACGGCTCGGCCTCCGCGCACTCGTACACCGGAGCGTCATCGGCCAGCGAACGCGCCGGCGCTTCAGCCACTATTTCATTCTGAAAAATACAGCGCAGTTTATCGCCCTCTACAATTTCACCGATCTCCACCGCGTGCAGTCCCCAGCGGCTGAAAATGTCATAAGCAATTTGCTCCCGGCCTTTTTCGACGATCACGACCATGCGTTCTTGCGACTCGGACAGCAGCATTTCGTATGGTGTCATATTTTTTTCGCGCTGCGGCACCTTGTCGAGGTAGAGATCAATGCCAGAATTAGAGCGGCCGGCCATTTCGCTGGTGGAAGAAGTCAGCCCCGCCGCGCCCATGTCCTGCATGCCAACCACGACGCCAGTTTTTATCAATTCCAGACAAGCCTCCAGCAAAACTTTTTCTTTGAAAGGATCGCCGACCTGCACAGAGGAACGCTTTTCCTCGGTCGCTTTGGAAATCTCGACCGAAGCAAACGTCGCGCCGTGAATGCCGTCACGCCCCGTGTCCGCGCCGACATACAGCACTTTGTTGCCCAGACCCGCCGCTTTGCCGCGCACGATCGGCCCGTACAATTCAGCGACAGGCTCGTCGCCGGACTGCACCACGCCAACGCACATCGCGTTGACCAGAATATTTGTGCCGTAAGAATCCGAAAAATAAATCTCGCCGCCGACAGTCGGCACGCCGATACAGTTGCCGTAGCCGGCGATGCCGCCCACCACGCCGTTGAAAAGATAATTCATGCGGGGATGATCCGGCCCGATACTGCCGAAACGCAGAGAATTGAGCGAGGCGATCGGCCGCGCGCCCATCGTAAACACATCGCGGATAATGCCGCCCACGCCGGTCGCCGCGCCCTGATACGGCTCAACCGCCGAGGGATGATTGTGCGACTCGATCTTAAAACTCAAAGCCAGCCCGCCGCCGATGTCCACGATACCGGCGTTCTCGCCCGGCCCTTGTAGCACATATTTGCCAGTCGTCGGAAATAATTTAAGCAGCGGCTTGGAATGTTTATAACTGCAGTGTTCAGACCACAGCACCGAGTACATGCCCAGTTCGGCGATAGACGGGTGGCGGCCAAGGATTTTT
This genomic interval carries:
- a CDS encoding nucleotidyltransferase domain-containing protein, which produces MTGRHKEETKDIAINDEILAVKDSILKSVSAERIYLFGSYAYGVPHADSDYDFYVVLPDDSKLKPLEAMQKIERDFSGEIRKPVDFLANYKTRFKERSVFPTLERKIVREGILLYGPN
- the purF gene encoding amidophosphoribosyltransferase, translating into MCGVLGIISRQCEASKLAYFGLYALQHRGQESAGIAAFDDKGAVHYHKGMGLVPQVFTENIIQSLPGRQAVGHVRYSTTGASQIKNAQPIVVPLPGGETALLAHNGNLVNTAELRAELESGGAELQMSSDSEIIGCLLAKNYKGDAAAALAAIAPKLQGAFSLVVLTKDQLVGMRDPYGIRPLCFGALANDGGYVLASESCALDITGAALVREVRKGEIVVLTASVASSIVYAGAQPSAACVFEYIYFARPDSCIAGRNVYKAREKFGELLFREHPVEADVVIPVPDSGVPAAVGFAKASGIPYEEGLIKNRYVGRTFINPSQSMRELGVRLKLNPLPEVLAGRRVVLLDDSIVRGTTSAKLVKLLRDNGAREVHFRVSAPPSISPCYYGIDTPLKSELIAANYSVPEICRKLGADTLGYLSLAAMREAIGLKDFGFCQGCFDGVYKAGVPQGEELGLAYKDC
- the purL gene encoding phosphoribosylformylglycinamidine synthase subunit PurL; its protein translation is MDFNFNRTIADTKAFSKKVIREHGLTDEEYGRIKKILGRHPSIAELGMYSVLWSEHCSYKHSKPLLKLFPTTGKYVLQGPGENAGIVDIGGGLALSFKIESHNHPSAVEPYQGAATGVGGIIRDVFTMGARPIASLNSLRFGSIGPDHPRMNYLFNGVVGGIAGYGNCIGVPTVGGEIYFSDSYGTNILVNAMCVGVVQSGDEPVAELYGPIVRGKAAGLGNKVLYVGADTGRDGIHGATFASVEISKATEEKRSSVQVGDPFKEKVLLEACLELIKTGVVVGMQDMGAAGLTSSTSEMAGRSNSGIDLYLDKVPQREKNMTPYEMLLSESQERMVVIVEKGREQIAYDIFSRWGLHAVEIGEIVEGDKLRCIFQNEIVAEAPARSLADDAPVYECAEAEPYYLKEVQEVKIETLPDLPGDQAAETLLALLAEPNIASKRCVYEQYDHMVQTNTVVAPGAADAAVLRLKGSDKKIALTTDCNARYAYLDPYTGGAAAVAEAARNLACVGARPLGATDCLNFANPEKPENFWSMRRVCQGIADACRAFDTPIISGNVSMYNESSLGPIYPTPVIGLAGVIAPDTPRVTMRLQNTGDLIFQIGQTRNAIGGTEYLKLRHDMEAGLPPRVDLRQEKQLQEFLIDGIEQGVLNSAHDLSEGGLLVALAEMSSVSGRGAEIQLLSGKLRLDALLFAETQARAVVAITPDKLADFQKLAAKHGVLARSIGKVRAENFSVAVDGEKLFDLPVAKMADKYYNAIPKLLSGK
- a CDS encoding HEPN domain-containing protein; its protein translation is MGLIDFVKEWFRFADNDLISAKCLFEDLRPKQIEIACYHCQQCAEKALKGFLVWKDVEPPKIHNLPELCRLCAEYDSSFETIISSCKDLTPYGISARYPNELETDELNAKSAIQKAQNIYNFCVAKIPPLVPPEHSQHADG